One window of Sphingobacteriales bacterium genomic DNA carries:
- a CDS encoding TIGR00730 family Rossman fold protein, with protein sequence MDALKTKTPHHEKPWSELQAESSWRIFKIMSEFVTGFETLNTLGPCVSIFGSARTKPEHHYYQTAIEIARLLVQEGYGIITGGGPGIMEAANRGAQMAGGKSVGLNINLPFETGANPFIDRDKSLDHNYFFVRKVMFVKYAQAFVFMPGGYGTLDELFECLTLVQTHTIERIPIVLVGSKFWQGLLDWIKSTLLEREATISPNDLDLIPVTDDVNEVVQYIADFYKHGILRPNF encoded by the coding sequence ATGGATGCTTTAAAAACCAAAACACCCCATCACGAAAAGCCCTGGTCAGAACTTCAGGCAGAGTCCTCCTGGAGAATTTTTAAAATCATGTCTGAGTTTGTAACCGGTTTTGAAACTCTGAATACCTTAGGCCCCTGTGTATCAATTTTCGGTTCTGCCCGTACAAAACCTGAACATCATTACTATCAAACTGCCATCGAAATTGCCAGATTACTGGTGCAGGAAGGTTACGGAATTATTACAGGAGGAGGTCCGGGCATCATGGAAGCGGCAAATCGGGGTGCTCAAATGGCGGGCGGCAAATCGGTAGGTTTAAATATTAACCTGCCGTTTGAAACCGGCGCTAATCCGTTTATTGATCGCGATAAATCGTTAGACCACAACTACTTTTTTGTCCGTAAGGTCATGTTTGTAAAATATGCGCAGGCTTTTGTCTTTATGCCCGGCGGTTATGGCACCCTGGACGAGTTGTTTGAATGTCTGACTTTGGTGCAAACACATACGATTGAACGAATTCCAATCGTATTGGTAGGCAGCAAATTTTGGCAGGGCTTGTTGGATTGGATAAAGTCAACACTGTTGGAACGCGAAGCTACTATCAGTCCAAACGACCTGGATTTAATACCTGTAACCGATGATGTGAATGAAGTAGTGCAATACATCGCAGACTTCTACAAACACGGAATTTTGCGCCCAAACTTTTAA
- a CDS encoding IS1634 family transposase has protein sequence MVDALKMLEKQFNIRKVIVVADKGLNSKENFHLIRQAGYDYIVSARLKSMPQKLVQKILATNDMETKTVCEDTGEVTFSWKVLDYETTYSDANKKKQKLQDKLLITWSAKRAAKDARDRERQIQKAKVKLDNGADLQNKKGANRFLKMAESTNTKAAEIDQERIDEDAKWDGYYGIQYSKTDMTNEEVLANYHQLWKIEESFRVLKTTLSTRPIFHWTPKRIKGHFMTCFLAFMLERTVELTLKFANINLSPCSIKEELNQMQLSELTIDDKKYLLKGADTALTNKILSAFRIPPFKDLAPAN, from the coding sequence ATGGTAGATGCGCTGAAAATGTTAGAAAAGCAGTTTAATATAAGAAAAGTCATTGTAGTAGCCGACAAAGGTCTCAACTCGAAAGAAAATTTTCATTTAATACGTCAAGCGGGTTATGACTACATTGTTAGTGCCCGCTTAAAATCGATGCCCCAAAAGTTGGTACAAAAGATTTTGGCAACCAATGATATGGAGACAAAGACTGTGTGCGAGGATACGGGTGAAGTAACATTTAGCTGGAAAGTGTTGGATTACGAAACAACCTACAGCGATGCCAATAAAAAGAAACAAAAATTGCAAGATAAACTCCTAATTACTTGGAGTGCCAAAAGGGCAGCCAAAGACGCAAGAGACAGGGAAAGACAAATACAAAAAGCAAAAGTCAAATTAGACAACGGAGCGGACTTGCAAAACAAAAAGGGGGCTAACCGATTCCTGAAAATGGCGGAGAGTACCAATACAAAAGCTGCTGAAATAGACCAAGAACGAATAGATGAAGATGCAAAATGGGATGGTTACTACGGCATACAGTATAGTAAAACGGATATGACGAACGAAGAAGTCTTGGCAAACTACCATCAATTATGGAAAATAGAAGAAAGTTTCCGGGTATTGAAGACCACCCTATCCACTCGACCAATTTTTCATTGGACACCCAAAAGGATAAAAGGACATTTCATGACCTGTTTTTTAGCATTCATGCTCGAACGGACGGTGGAACTAACCCTAAAGTTTGCAAACATCAACTTAAGTCCATGCAGTATTAAAGAAGAACTCAATCAAATGCAATTGTCTGAACTAACAATTGATGATAAAAAGTACTTGCTGAAAGGTGCTGACACAGCATTAACCAACAAAATCCTTTCGGCATTTCGTATCCCTCCGTTCAAAGACTTAGCTCCAGCGAACTAA